One window of the Spirochaetota bacterium genome contains the following:
- a CDS encoding SpoIIE family protein phosphatase has translation MKLFLGFMALNFTVALLLGFFMYKASSDRFFQTFRDHKLSIARFISTAIDGDIHESFTTPESSKNPRFWNYIKLISTVWKNEKEVRYIYTVNYDRKRDKLFYGLDGNIPEQDLMWFETPSFAFDFFIGKDGLITVEYNYTIFKSDFEIDSEIGKIKISMLNGKDKKLLFVQGKPVCEVLTTDPLSARCPGGVSRRDDRVKAGPITVNGKTMECTTTYSGKGEPSSYPGNAFIETSSVVTKMKNIIKNKKDYVEKDLIHNAYGNYITAYSTIVNGKGEGIGLVCVDINFKEVEEFRRSILIVAVAMAFVTFVISTLFTIYLSRHFTQPLGKLMTGINNLASGDMTTMVDIRSGDEFSRLAESFNSMVKSLHASSEEQKRLINEITQLNENLEQRVIDRTLTIQAQSEELNRQIMMARRIQISLLPVRLPDINAVTLSFKYQPMMAVGGDFIDFYYNNREMMLFICDVSGHGVPAAFLSAMVKMSLPACYNAGRNTSLAMEKLHQSLQGKMGGHFISAIFCHIDLAAGTMTSSNAGHPPIIIIRKNGDVEFVGSQGRIISEKLPLNATNVTTRLEEGDKMILYTDGITEARNHDLVMFGEDNLVRFIRQHRLRPATELCEEIYRMVINYIGTTSPEFEDDITLMVSEYNG, from the coding sequence ATGAAATTATTCTTGGGCTTCATGGCCCTGAATTTTACCGTGGCGCTCCTCCTCGGATTCTTCATGTATAAAGCTTCGAGCGACCGTTTTTTCCAAACCTTCCGCGATCACAAGCTTTCCATAGCGCGCTTTATCTCCACCGCCATCGACGGCGATATCCATGAATCGTTCACCACGCCCGAATCATCGAAAAACCCCAGGTTCTGGAACTACATAAAGCTGATCAGCACGGTCTGGAAAAACGAAAAGGAAGTCCGCTACATATACACGGTGAACTACGACCGGAAGCGGGACAAGCTCTTTTACGGACTGGACGGCAACATTCCCGAGCAGGACCTCATGTGGTTCGAGACCCCCTCCTTCGCCTTCGATTTTTTCATCGGCAAGGACGGCCTCATCACCGTTGAATACAACTACACCATTTTCAAGAGCGATTTCGAAATCGACAGCGAAATCGGCAAGATAAAGATCTCCATGTTGAACGGCAAGGATAAAAAGCTGCTCTTCGTGCAGGGCAAGCCCGTGTGTGAAGTGCTCACCACCGATCCCCTGTCCGCGCGCTGCCCCGGCGGTGTCTCCCGGCGGGACGACCGGGTAAAAGCCGGACCCATAACCGTCAACGGCAAAACGATGGAATGCACCACCACTTATTCGGGAAAGGGGGAGCCGAGCTCCTATCCGGGCAACGCCTTCATCGAAACGAGCAGTGTCGTCACGAAAATGAAAAACATCATCAAGAATAAAAAGGATTACGTCGAAAAAGATCTGATCCATAACGCCTATGGCAACTACATAACGGCCTATTCGACCATAGTCAACGGCAAGGGCGAAGGGATCGGCCTCGTCTGCGTCGACATCAACTTCAAGGAAGTGGAGGAATTCAGGCGCAGCATACTTATCGTAGCGGTGGCCATGGCATTTGTCACCTTCGTGATATCGACCCTCTTCACGATATACCTGTCGCGGCACTTCACGCAGCCCCTGGGGAAGCTGATGACGGGGATCAACAACCTGGCGTCGGGCGACATGACCACCATGGTCGACATCCGCAGCGGCGACGAATTCAGCAGGCTCGCGGAAAGCTTCAACTCCATGGTCAAAAGCCTCCACGCCTCCTCGGAGGAGCAGAAGCGCCTGATCAACGAGATCACGCAGCTTAACGAAAACCTGGAGCAGCGCGTCATCGACCGCACCCTCACCATACAGGCGCAGTCGGAAGAGCTGAACCGGCAGATCATGATGGCGCGGCGCATCCAGATATCGCTCCTGCCGGTGCGGCTGCCCGACATCAACGCCGTGACCCTGAGCTTCAAGTACCAGCCGATGATGGCGGTGGGGGGGGATTTCATCGATTTCTACTACAACAACCGGGAAATGATGCTCTTCATCTGCGACGTGTCGGGACACGGCGTGCCCGCGGCCTTCCTCTCAGCCATGGTGAAGATGTCCCTGCCGGCATGCTACAACGCGGGCCGCAACACGTCCCTGGCGATGGAAAAGCTCCACCAGTCTCTGCAGGGCAAGATGGGTGGCCACTTCATCTCGGCCATTTTCTGCCACATCGACCTCGCGGCCGGGACCATGACCTCGTCGAACGCCGGGCATCCGCCCATCATCATCATCCGGAAAAACGGGGACGTTGAATTCGTCGGCTCCCAGGGAAGGATCATCAGCGAAAAGCTGCCGTTGAACGCGACGAACGTCACGACGAGGCTCGAGGAAGGAGACAAGATGATTCTCTACACGGACGGCATCACCGAGGCCCGGAACCACGACCTTGTCATGTTCGGCGAGGACAACCTGGTGCGGTTCATCCGCCAGCACCGGCTGCGCCCGGCGACGGAGCTGTGCGAGGAGATCTACCGGATGGTCATCAACTACATCGGCACCACGTCCCCGGAATTCGAGGACGACATCACCCTCATGGTATCCGAGTATAACGGCTGA
- a CDS encoding nitronate monooxygenase, whose product MLKTKLCELFGIKHPVILGGMAYAGDHRLAAAVSNAGGLGVIGSGNMTVDELVAAIEAYRKLSDRPVGINVFMKRDDTPAKAEAACSMGIAALFTGIGNPLPVVPFAKKAGIPVVPTIAMVKHASAVIAAGADMIVAEGQEGGGHIGTISTLPLVAQVRRAASADVPIIAAGGIGDGTQLVACLAMGAVGVMMGTRFLIADECPIHDAVKERLLACGAEDTTVTGRFTGFPMRCIANEFTSTFRKEEITRGYEMLNFGAGKINAGLMEGDIAAGSLPAGQVIGQITKRQTAAEILTEIITEAESLTRRIIGNKGFDNWV is encoded by the coding sequence ATGCTCAAGACAAAACTTTGCGAATTATTCGGAATCAAGCACCCGGTGATCCTGGGCGGCATGGCCTATGCCGGGGATCACCGTCTCGCTGCCGCCGTCAGCAACGCCGGCGGCCTCGGCGTAATCGGTTCCGGCAACATGACCGTGGACGAACTCGTGGCGGCAATCGAGGCCTATCGTAAGCTCTCTGACAGGCCGGTGGGAATCAACGTTTTCATGAAACGGGATGACACGCCGGCCAAGGCCGAGGCGGCCTGCTCCATGGGCATTGCCGCCCTCTTCACCGGCATTGGAAACCCGCTGCCGGTGGTGCCCTTCGCTAAAAAAGCCGGCATCCCGGTGGTGCCTACCATAGCGATGGTCAAGCACGCCTCGGCGGTCATCGCAGCCGGCGCCGACATGATCGTCGCCGAGGGCCAGGAAGGGGGCGGCCATATCGGAACGATCAGCACCCTGCCCCTGGTGGCCCAGGTGCGCAGGGCCGCGTCCGCGGACGTGCCCATCATAGCGGCGGGAGGCATCGGAGACGGAACACAGCTCGTGGCCTGCCTGGCCATGGGCGCCGTGGGCGTGATGATGGGAACGCGGTTCCTCATAGCGGACGAGTGTCCCATCCATGACGCGGTGAAAGAGCGGCTCCTGGCCTGCGGGGCCGAGGACACCACCGTTACCGGGCGATTCACCGGCTTTCCCATGCGCTGCATCGCCAATGAATTCACCAGCACGTTCCGCAAGGAAGAAATCACGCGGGGATACGAAATGCTCAACTTCGGAGCCGGGAAGATCAACGCCGGACTCATGGAAGGCGATATCGCCGCCGGCTCCCTCCCGGCGGGCCAGGTGATAGGACAGATCACGAAACGCCAGACCGCGGCGGAAATATTGACGGAGATAATCACTGAAGCCGAATCACTTACACGCCGGATAATCGGCAATAAAGGGTTCGACAACTGGGTCTGA
- a CDS encoding transglutaminase family protein encodes MDNADLRRYLEPSSIIDCGHPDIARTAKELSNGSTGINETARRCFEFVRDGILHSYDYRMNPVTLKASDVLANRTGYCFAKSHLLAALLRANDIPAGLCYQRLLLEEFGTYCIHGFNAVYLPETGWYRADARGNKEGVDAQFTPPAERLAYRADKNGEMTLPGIWAEPLPAVIEVLSKYDNYLDVRKNLPDIDPVMIPAR; translated from the coding sequence ATGGATAACGCTGATCTCCGACGGTATCTCGAACCGTCATCGATTATCGATTGCGGTCATCCCGATATCGCGCGGACCGCGAAGGAGCTGTCGAATGGCTCCACAGGCATTAACGAGACCGCCCGGCGGTGTTTTGAGTTCGTAAGGGACGGCATATTACACAGCTACGATTATCGGATGAACCCGGTTACGCTGAAGGCGTCGGACGTGCTGGCCAATCGCACGGGTTACTGCTTCGCAAAGAGCCACCTCCTGGCCGCCCTTCTCAGGGCCAACGATATTCCCGCGGGCCTCTGCTATCAGCGCCTGCTCCTCGAGGAATTCGGGACCTATTGCATCCATGGTTTCAACGCGGTGTACCTGCCGGAGACCGGCTGGTACCGCGCGGACGCCCGCGGCAACAAGGAGGGCGTTGACGCGCAATTCACGCCGCCGGCGGAACGCCTGGCTTACCGGGCGGATAAGAACGGCGAAATGACGCTCCCCGGCATATGGGCCGAACCCCTTCCCGCCGTGATTGAAGTCCTGTCCAAATACGATAATTATCTTGACGTACGAAAGAATCTGCCGGATATCGATCCGGTAATGATACCAGCTCGATAA